The following proteins are encoded in a genomic region of Sorangiineae bacterium MSr12523:
- a CDS encoding ATP-binding cassette domain-containing protein, with amino-acid sequence MSRTPVEAPPKPKLRLEMRGIRKGFFGVQVLDGVDLTCAPGEVRAIVGENGAGKSTLMKILAGVHAADEGSILIDGREEHFRDPRAAQNAGVAIIFQEFRLLSERSVAENMFLGREPGRAMRVDEGALHRSTAQLLARLRVDRSISPDTLVRDLSVAQQQMVEIAKALSLDARILVMDEPTAALSPSEVESLFTIVRELCAQGLAIVYISHRLEEVFRLATRITVLKDGTTVADVATGDVTTGELVELMVGRSLDRYYPPRRTSPPPQRQTRLRVRGGGNARLRGIDLELVAGEIVGVAGLEGAGRTELARALFGAEPFTSGGIELDGRPIPLTSPGEAIDAGIAFLTEDRKSEGLLARESVLDNAKLAVRALRRSRKKKKDAIRGTAATAALLGELDVRAASLQVPAQFLSGGNQQKVVLAKWLATRPKVLLFDEPTRGIDIGAKAAVHERMRALAEEGAAILMISSELSEVIGMSDRILVMRQGRIAGELEAGASEAEILRVATGAGGEAIKSESESESESESESDSDSDSDSDSDSDSDREKGRGIWGVFGVLFVLSWIGVGNAFVGVDNLRNMLVRSVALGIVAVGQSLVLLAGSIDLSVAYLISVVAVLTSYEMQGQVSMIAPSVLLALGIGAGVGLVNGLLVTRVKVNAFMATLGTGLLMRGALENSFTSVAGSVPPGFQQLGYSGVGPIPYAVLLFGAMAAGAWYLVRKTRFGYHLMAVGGDEETARVSGVRSARVMVLAHVACSLCAVVSALFLVSRVGSAAPWIGPNGRYDLDSVAAVVLGGTAIMGGRGGILGTVGGVLVLAVVDNALNQLGVNTFVQDIVRGVILICAVAAYGMARGEGLLASAVLARLRRRVPA; translated from the coding sequence GTGAGTCGTACACCCGTGGAGGCTCCGCCGAAGCCGAAGTTGCGGCTGGAAATGCGGGGCATTCGGAAAGGCTTTTTCGGCGTCCAAGTGCTCGATGGCGTCGATCTGACCTGTGCCCCGGGCGAGGTCCGCGCGATTGTCGGCGAAAATGGCGCGGGGAAGTCGACCCTCATGAAGATCCTCGCCGGCGTCCACGCGGCCGACGAGGGCTCGATCCTCATCGACGGCCGCGAGGAGCACTTTCGCGATCCGCGCGCCGCGCAAAACGCAGGCGTAGCCATTATCTTTCAAGAGTTTCGTCTTTTGTCGGAGCGCTCGGTCGCCGAGAACATGTTTCTCGGTCGTGAGCCGGGACGGGCCATGCGGGTGGACGAGGGAGCATTGCATCGATCTACGGCGCAGCTGCTCGCACGGTTACGCGTCGATCGTTCCATTTCGCCCGATACCCTGGTGCGCGACCTTTCGGTAGCTCAACAACAAATGGTCGAGATTGCAAAAGCGCTCTCCCTCGACGCGCGCATCCTCGTCATGGACGAGCCCACCGCTGCCCTTTCTCCGAGCGAAGTGGAGTCGCTGTTCACCATCGTTCGCGAGCTTTGCGCCCAGGGCCTCGCCATCGTTTACATATCGCATCGCCTCGAAGAGGTATTTCGCTTGGCGACGCGCATCACCGTCCTCAAAGACGGCACCACGGTGGCCGATGTTGCCACGGGCGACGTCACCACGGGCGAGCTGGTCGAGCTCATGGTGGGCCGATCGCTCGATCGGTATTACCCTCCGCGTCGTACGAGCCCGCCGCCGCAGCGGCAAACGCGGTTGCGCGTGCGCGGTGGAGGAAATGCGCGACTCCGGGGCATCGATCTCGAATTGGTGGCGGGTGAAATCGTCGGTGTGGCGGGCCTGGAGGGCGCCGGACGCACGGAATTGGCCCGGGCGCTGTTCGGGGCCGAGCCGTTCACATCGGGTGGCATCGAGTTGGATGGGCGGCCGATCCCGCTGACCTCACCGGGTGAGGCCATCGATGCGGGCATCGCCTTTCTCACCGAGGACCGCAAGTCCGAAGGGCTGCTTGCGCGCGAGTCGGTGCTGGACAATGCGAAGCTCGCCGTGCGGGCGCTTCGGCGAAGCCGGAAGAAGAAGAAGGACGCCATTCGCGGAACCGCCGCCACCGCGGCCTTGCTCGGGGAGCTCGACGTGCGTGCGGCGAGCCTGCAGGTGCCGGCGCAGTTTCTCAGCGGCGGCAACCAGCAGAAGGTGGTGCTCGCGAAATGGCTGGCCACGCGGCCCAAGGTGCTGCTGTTCGACGAGCCCACGCGCGGGATCGACATCGGCGCGAAGGCCGCGGTTCACGAGAGGATGCGCGCCCTGGCCGAGGAGGGGGCGGCCATATTGATGATCTCGTCCGAGCTGTCCGAGGTCATTGGCATGAGCGATCGCATCCTGGTCATGCGGCAGGGTCGCATTGCCGGCGAGCTCGAGGCCGGCGCGAGCGAGGCGGAGATTTTGCGCGTGGCGACGGGGGCGGGGGGTGAGGCGATCAAATCGGAATCGGAATCGGAATCGGAATCGGAATCGGAATCGGATTCGGATTCAGATTCAGATTCAGATTCAGATTCAGATTCAGATCGTGAGAAGGGGCGGGGGATTTGGGGGGTGTTTGGTGTGTTGTTCGTGCTGTCGTGGATTGGCGTCGGGAACGCGTTTGTCGGTGTCGATAATTTGCGCAATATGCTCGTGCGATCGGTGGCCCTTGGCATCGTCGCCGTGGGGCAAAGCCTCGTCTTGCTGGCCGGCTCGATCGATCTCTCGGTGGCCTATCTGATCAGCGTGGTGGCGGTGCTCACGTCGTACGAGATGCAGGGGCAAGTGTCGATGATTGCGCCCTCGGTGCTGCTCGCATTGGGCATTGGCGCGGGCGTGGGCCTCGTCAATGGGCTGCTCGTGACACGCGTGAAGGTAAACGCTTTCATGGCGACGCTCGGCACCGGCCTACTGATGCGCGGCGCGCTCGAGAACAGCTTCACCTCCGTGGCGGGCTCGGTGCCTCCGGGCTTTCAGCAACTCGGCTACAGCGGTGTGGGGCCCATTCCGTATGCCGTCTTGCTCTTCGGCGCCATGGCGGCGGGCGCGTGGTACCTCGTGCGAAAGACGCGCTTTGGCTATCACTTGATGGCGGTCGGCGGCGATGAGGAGACCGCGCGCGTCTCGGGCGTGCGTTCGGCCCGCGTCATGGTTCTCGCGCACGTCGCATGCAGCCTCTGCGCGGTCGTCTCCGCGCTGTTTCTCGTGAGCCGCGTGGGCTCCGCCGCTCCGTGGATCGGCCCCAACGGGCGCTACGATCTCGATTCGGTCGCCGCCGTCGTCCTTGGTGGAACGGCCATCATGGGCGGGCGCGGTGGCATCCTTGGAACCGTGGGCGGCGTCCTCGTGCTCGCCGTCGTCGACAATGCTTTGAACCAGCTTGGCGTGAACACCTTCGTCCAAGACATCGTGCGCGGCGTCATCCTGATCTGCGCCGTCGCCGCCTACGGCATGGCACGCGGGGAAGGCCTGCTCGCGAGCGCTGTTCTGGCAAGGTTGCGAAGACGGGTGCCCGCATGA
- a CDS encoding ABC transporter permease: protein MNAALRIAPVFLVLLGVLVAIMVQNPQFTRPPVFLGLVRFAAPLMLLAVGELFVLVAGEFDLSIGSLVTAVVAVAAGVGNGDEGKTWWLVPVLVGLGVVVGLVNGIVTTQLAVPSFITTLGTMLILSGGVLYWTGGAVLGYVPDNLRAFGRGTITGIPWIERLPYAVLVAAAFIAMATWLRHGTNFGHQLVAAGANPRAAALSGVDVARVRIFAFVLSALFAVVAGIVLGGIVGVSPHAGRGYEFQAISAAVLGGVVLGGGRGAVLPAAAGALALQATFTWLNLLGVADPARQAFQGAIIIGAVALSSYSARRRGS, encoded by the coding sequence ATGAACGCCGCCCTTCGGATAGCCCCGGTCTTTCTGGTGCTCCTCGGTGTGCTCGTGGCCATCATGGTCCAGAATCCGCAGTTCACGAGGCCGCCCGTTTTCCTGGGGCTCGTCCGCTTCGCCGCGCCGCTCATGTTGCTCGCGGTGGGGGAGCTCTTCGTCCTCGTCGCGGGCGAGTTCGACCTCTCCATCGGCTCTCTGGTCACCGCAGTCGTGGCCGTCGCTGCCGGTGTGGGCAATGGCGACGAGGGCAAAACCTGGTGGCTCGTTCCCGTGCTCGTCGGCCTCGGCGTCGTCGTGGGCCTGGTCAACGGCATCGTCACCACGCAGCTCGCCGTGCCCTCGTTCATCACCACCTTGGGCACCATGCTCATTCTCTCCGGCGGCGTCCTCTATTGGACGGGTGGGGCGGTGCTGGGTTACGTGCCCGACAACCTCCGCGCCTTCGGTCGCGGCACCATCACCGGCATCCCCTGGATCGAGCGGTTGCCTTACGCCGTCCTCGTCGCGGCTGCCTTCATTGCCATGGCAACATGGCTTCGGCACGGGACGAATTTCGGCCACCAGCTGGTGGCGGCAGGCGCCAACCCGCGTGCGGCCGCGCTCTCGGGGGTGGACGTGGCGCGCGTGCGCATTTTCGCATTCGTCCTCTCCGCGCTCTTTGCCGTCGTGGCGGGCATCGTCCTCGGGGGCATCGTCGGCGTCTCCCCCCACGCGGGCCGAGGCTACGAGTTTCAAGCGATCAGCGCCGCCGTCCTTGGCGGTGTCGTTCTCGGGGGCGGCCGCGGCGCGGTCCTTCCGGCGGCTGCGGGCGCGCTCGCGCTCCAGGCCACCTTCACATGGCTCAACTTGCTCGGTGTCGCCGATCCGGCGCGCCAAGCCTTTCAGGGGGCGATCATCATCGGCGCGGTCGCTCTCTCGTCTTACAGCGCACGCCGGCGCGGTTCCTGA
- a CDS encoding carboxymuconolactone decarboxylase family protein: MKDTLRYDKSIPDVLQALQSVHTVMDKHGFERKLHHLVLLRASQINGCAFCVQMHTKEAREDGETNDRLDRVVVWKHVSDFTEREKAALAWTEALTKLDDNTDLAALRAQLRSHFTEEEIGILTSTVGMINLWNRLQIARH, encoded by the coding sequence GTGAAAGATACCCTTCGTTACGACAAATCGATCCCCGACGTGCTCCAGGCCCTGCAGAGCGTGCACACGGTCATGGACAAGCACGGCTTCGAGCGGAAGCTGCATCATCTCGTGCTGCTGCGGGCCTCGCAGATCAACGGCTGCGCGTTCTGCGTGCAGATGCACACGAAGGAGGCCCGCGAGGACGGCGAGACCAACGACCGGCTCGATCGGGTCGTCGTCTGGAAGCACGTGAGCGACTTCACCGAGCGGGAGAAGGCCGCACTGGCCTGGACGGAAGCGCTGACCAAGCTCGACGACAATACGGATCTCGCGGCCTTGCGCGCGCAGTTGCGGTCGCACTTCACCGAAGAGGAGATTGGCATTTTGACGTCGACCGTGGGCATGATCAACCTCTGGAATCGACTTCAAATCGCGAGGCACTGA
- a CDS encoding cytochrome P450: MMDVPQIKGGLPLLGHSIDLLRAPFAFFLEARAAGDVVEIRLGSQRVFVLNAPHLIRQVLVTDKERFDEGSVFENAWGRFGSTENLGRVTATRVGDWLPGQLVAVDEEMRDITLTAMSPEWEKDRLPEWRDAMPLVLKQITRQTFSPFAWLAGKKMRSILPEEVVRLIASTEVRASTLSWALHHIGQHPLIEKRLHEEVDGVLPGRDATVEDVPRLPYLRRVLCEAMRMHPLALVVRRARSDVVLGGHRYPEGTRFFISPHALHRDPRCFVAPQRFDPDRWRPERAAAIKRECYIPSVDPGDAWALADMAIVLATVARRWRLVPAADHTVRETLNGVTQVDALPMIADAR; the protein is encoded by the coding sequence ATGATGGACGTTCCTCAAATCAAGGGAGGATTGCCACTGCTCGGCCACTCCATCGACCTTTTGCGGGCACCCTTTGCGTTCTTTCTCGAGGCGCGCGCCGCGGGGGACGTGGTGGAAATCCGGTTGGGCTCGCAGAGGGTGTTCGTGCTGAACGCTCCGCACTTGATCCGCCAAGTCTTGGTGACCGACAAAGAAAGATTCGACGAAGGCTCGGTGTTCGAGAACGCTTGGGGGCGTTTTGGAAGCACGGAGAACTTGGGCCGCGTGACCGCAACACGGGTTGGCGATTGGTTGCCCGGGCAACTCGTTGCGGTCGACGAAGAGATGCGCGACATCACGTTGACGGCGATGTCGCCGGAGTGGGAAAAGGATCGGCTGCCCGAATGGCGAGATGCCATGCCCCTCGTTCTCAAGCAAATCACGCGGCAGACGTTCTCGCCCTTTGCGTGGTTGGCCGGGAAGAAGATGCGCTCGATCCTGCCGGAAGAGGTCGTGCGTCTGATCGCCAGCACCGAGGTTCGGGCCTCGACCTTATCGTGGGCCCTGCACCACATCGGGCAGCACCCACTCATCGAGAAGCGATTGCACGAGGAGGTCGACGGCGTGCTACCGGGGCGCGATGCCACCGTCGAAGATGTTCCCCGGCTGCCGTACCTGCGGCGCGTCCTGTGCGAGGCGATGCGCATGCATCCGCTCGCGCTGGTCGTGCGCCGGGCGCGGTCCGATGTGGTGCTCGGGGGCCATCGGTATCCCGAGGGGACGCGCTTCTTCATTAGCCCGCACGCGCTGCACCGCGATCCACGGTGCTTCGTCGCTCCGCAACGCTTCGATCCGGACCGGTGGCGGCCCGAGCGTGCCGCGGCCATCAAGCGCGAGTGTTACATACCGAGTGTCGACCCGGGGGATGCCTGGGCGCTGGCCGATATGGCCATCGTGCTCGCCACCGTCGCCCGTCGATGGCGTCTGGTTCCCGCGGCCGATCACACGGTTCGGGAGACGCTGAACGGGGTGACCCAAGTCGATGCCCTGCCGATGATCGCGGACGCACGCTGA
- a CDS encoding LacI family transcriptional regulator, producing the protein MAGVSVATASRTVNRTRPVAAHLRAKVLAAARQLGYSPNPHARALAQAHDTTVGVIVHDVSDPYFSEIVRGILQATSDDGQMVLIGNTYRDRERELAYMAAFRARRTSALILAGSGMEDREFGAKMTRQILDFEAGGGRAALIGRHYAPGDAVLADNLGGARSLAVHLAELGHRVIGVISGPAGLTTTNDRLVGFRAGLAEMGLSLPDEHVAVGGDFTRDAGFSGAMELLKRVRRMTAIFAMNDVIAVGTLTALRERGLRVPEDVSVCGFNDIPLASDLWPPLTTVQVPMFEMGKRALALARMPRAAEIRVEHLPTRLVVRSSTGPATR; encoded by the coding sequence ATGGCCGGAGTATCGGTGGCCACGGCATCACGCACGGTGAATCGCACGCGCCCCGTGGCCGCGCATCTGCGGGCGAAGGTACTGGCCGCGGCCCGGCAACTCGGGTACTCGCCCAATCCGCATGCCCGCGCGCTGGCGCAGGCGCACGATACGACGGTGGGCGTCATCGTGCACGACGTGAGCGATCCGTATTTCTCCGAGATCGTGCGCGGCATCCTGCAGGCCACGTCGGACGATGGGCAGATGGTGCTCATTGGAAACACGTACCGCGATCGCGAACGGGAGCTCGCGTACATGGCGGCCTTCCGCGCGCGCCGGACGAGCGCGCTGATCCTTGCGGGCAGCGGGATGGAAGATCGGGAGTTCGGCGCGAAAATGACCCGCCAGATCCTCGACTTCGAGGCAGGCGGCGGGCGGGCGGCGCTCATCGGGCGGCACTATGCGCCCGGGGACGCGGTGTTGGCCGATAACCTCGGCGGGGCACGCTCGCTGGCGGTGCACCTGGCGGAGCTCGGGCATCGGGTCATCGGGGTGATTTCGGGGCCGGCCGGGCTCACGACGACGAACGATCGCCTGGTGGGCTTCCGCGCAGGGCTTGCCGAGATGGGGCTTTCGCTTCCCGACGAACACGTGGCCGTGGGCGGGGACTTCACGCGCGACGCCGGCTTCAGCGGCGCGATGGAGCTTCTGAAACGCGTTCGACGCATGACCGCGATTTTCGCGATGAACGACGTCATCGCCGTCGGCACGCTCACGGCGCTGCGGGAGCGCGGACTTCGGGTGCCCGAGGACGTGTCGGTCTGCGGCTTCAACGACATTCCACTGGCCAGCGATCTCTGGCCGCCGCTGACCACGGTGCAGGTGCCCATGTTCGAGATGGGCAAGCGGGCGCTGGCGCTGGCACGCATGCCGCGCGCCGCGGAAATCCGGGTCGAGCACCTTCCCACGCGGCTGGTCGTTCGCTCGAGCACCGGGCCGGCCACCCGGTGA
- a CDS encoding terpene synthase family protein: MSAAPALARFRRARLGELAARTYPSVVDVTRNGEWLAFLFLIEERFTNQDNTPDRHEIVSTNDELLRMLPLQMGPTTPPPSSGLAAALAAWWSDVGPAMSPAWRIRFLGHAEKCLRAYEQDLATERYGIPPPLRTYVEFRRQSGAVETALDLIEFSERAELPQQVAHCPQVHALRVATSDIVCWTHDLLWVAKERARGRMNNLVAVLWQAWGGSWQDSAERAVGMIAARYRDFAIAEDSLRRRLDATEWEYVERSVHGFRNWISGSHEWHLRSPRYIRQKFYFDRVHR, encoded by the coding sequence GTGTCGGCTGCGCCGGCCCTCGCGCGATTTCGCCGCGCCCGGTTAGGTGAACTCGCTGCACGCACCTATCCGTCGGTTGTCGATGTCACGAGGAACGGCGAGTGGCTCGCCTTTCTCTTTCTCATCGAAGAACGATTCACTAATCAGGATAACACTCCCGATCGCCATGAAATCGTTTCAACGAATGACGAATTGCTACGGATGCTTCCCCTGCAGATGGGCCCCACCACGCCACCGCCAAGCAGCGGGCTCGCGGCGGCGCTCGCTGCATGGTGGAGTGACGTCGGGCCGGCGATGTCCCCCGCGTGGAGAATACGTTTTCTCGGGCACGCGGAGAAGTGCCTGCGCGCGTACGAGCAAGACTTGGCCACCGAGCGGTACGGAATACCGCCGCCTTTGCGCACCTACGTCGAGTTTCGCCGGCAAAGCGGCGCCGTGGAGACCGCGCTCGATCTGATCGAGTTCAGCGAGCGCGCGGAGTTGCCCCAGCAGGTTGCCCATTGTCCGCAGGTGCACGCGTTGCGCGTCGCCACGAGCGACATCGTGTGCTGGACACACGATCTCCTGTGGGTGGCCAAGGAGCGCGCCCGCGGTCGGATGAACAACCTCGTCGCGGTGCTATGGCAAGCCTGGGGAGGAAGCTGGCAGGACTCCGCCGAGCGTGCCGTCGGAATGATCGCGGCGCGCTACCGCGATTTCGCCATTGCCGAAGATTCGCTCCGGCGACGTTTGGATGCCACGGAGTGGGAATACGTGGAGCGCAGCGTGCACGGGTTTCGGAATTGGATATCCGGAAGCCACGAATGGCATCTACGGTCTCCGCGCTACATTCGGCAAAAGTTCTATTTCGATAGGGTTCACCGATGA
- a CDS encoding ABC transporter substrate-binding protein, with protein MKSTAFLMLVLAMPAMTTACRKDAGSSNNSAEGNAASTAPSSVTATNAAEPSKWFDSVAYAKQLQQAKATASGDPSTPWTQAIDPVYVDTAKLKKKEPWHVCFSNASLTNPWRTAGFATMKAEVKLHPQISKFTVVDAGGKDEKQISDIQDLLTQNCSVLIVAPNTTGPLTTVVNEACKKIPVIGFDRGVNTDCPVTFIHPIGGFLFGVSSANFIVSKVKKGGKVLALRILPGVDVLEHRWAGAQRVFNEAGIQVIGMEFTGSDPAKTKQIVSDYLHRYAAIDGVWMDAGDTTEAAAEAFQDAGLDVPPITGEDNNAFLQAWQKNKWTAMAPTYPVYQWRTAILAAVDILSGKQVPKEWILPQPEITAETLSQYITPNLPPTFYAMCGCQKMPGFPELWGGKPSK; from the coding sequence ATGAAATCGACGGCCTTCTTGATGCTCGTGCTCGCAATGCCCGCGATGACCACGGCCTGCCGCAAAGACGCCGGCAGCTCGAACAACAGCGCGGAGGGCAATGCGGCATCGACCGCCCCCTCCTCCGTGACGGCCACCAACGCGGCCGAACCGTCGAAATGGTTCGATTCGGTTGCATACGCAAAACAGTTGCAGCAAGCCAAGGCGACGGCTTCCGGCGACCCGTCCACGCCATGGACGCAGGCCATCGACCCCGTGTACGTCGACACGGCGAAGTTGAAAAAGAAGGAGCCGTGGCACGTGTGCTTCTCCAATGCCTCGCTGACCAACCCTTGGCGCACCGCGGGTTTCGCCACCATGAAGGCGGAGGTGAAGCTTCACCCTCAGATCAGCAAGTTCACGGTCGTGGATGCAGGGGGCAAGGACGAAAAGCAAATATCGGACATCCAGGATTTGCTCACCCAAAATTGCTCCGTGCTCATCGTGGCGCCCAACACGACCGGTCCGCTCACGACGGTGGTGAACGAGGCCTGCAAAAAGATTCCGGTCATCGGGTTCGACCGCGGCGTCAACACGGATTGTCCGGTCACCTTCATCCATCCGATTGGCGGATTCCTCTTCGGCGTCAGCTCGGCCAACTTCATCGTGAGCAAGGTCAAGAAGGGCGGCAAAGTCCTGGCCCTGCGCATCTTGCCGGGGGTCGACGTGCTCGAGCATCGCTGGGCTGGCGCGCAGCGCGTCTTCAACGAGGCGGGCATTCAGGTCATCGGCATGGAATTCACCGGCAGCGATCCCGCCAAAACGAAGCAGATCGTCAGCGATTACCTCCATCGATACGCCGCCATCGACGGTGTGTGGATGGACGCGGGCGACACGACGGAGGCGGCCGCCGAAGCGTTTCAGGATGCGGGGCTCGACGTTCCGCCCATCACGGGCGAGGACAACAATGCCTTTTTGCAGGCGTGGCAAAAGAACAAATGGACCGCCATGGCACCGACCTATCCGGTCTACCAATGGCGCACGGCCATCCTTGCTGCGGTGGATATCCTCTCGGGCAAACAGGTTCCCAAAGAGTGGATCCTTCCACAGCCCGAAATCACGGCCGAGACATTGAGCCAATACATCACGCCGAACCTGCCGCCGACCTTCTACGCCATGTGCGGCTGCCAAAAGATGCCAGGCTTCCCCGAACTATGGGGCGGCAAACCCTCGAAATGA